A genomic window from Bradyrhizobium lupini includes:
- a CDS encoding NADH-quinone oxidoreductase subunit B family protein — MTPTSSAGPVLAPAPKGILDPSTGKPVGANDPFFLEVNSELSDKGFFVAATDDLITWARTGSLMWMTFGLACCAVEMMQVSMPRYDVERFGFAPRASPRQSDVMIVAGTLTNKMAPALRKVYDQMPEPRYVISMGSCANGGGYYHYSYSVVRGCDRIVPIDIYVPGCPPTAEALLYGVLLLQKKIRRTGTIER, encoded by the coding sequence TTGACCCCTACGTCGTCCGCCGGTCCGGTTCTCGCGCCGGCCCCCAAGGGCATCCTGGACCCGTCGACCGGCAAGCCGGTCGGGGCCAATGATCCGTTCTTCCTCGAGGTCAATTCGGAACTGTCCGACAAAGGCTTCTTCGTGGCCGCGACCGACGACCTCATCACCTGGGCGCGCACCGGCTCGCTGATGTGGATGACCTTCGGTCTCGCCTGCTGCGCGGTCGAGATGATGCAGGTCTCGATGCCGCGCTACGACGTCGAGCGCTTCGGCTTCGCGCCGCGCGCTTCACCGCGTCAGTCGGACGTGATGATCGTCGCGGGGACCCTGACCAACAAGATGGCGCCTGCGTTGCGCAAGGTCTACGACCAGATGCCCGAGCCGCGCTACGTCATCTCGATGGGCTCCTGCGCCAACGGCGGCGGCTATTATCACTATTCCTACTCGGTCGTGCGCGGTTGCGACCGCATCGTGCCGATCGACATCTATGTGCCGGGCTGCCCGCCCACGGCGGAAGCGCTGCTCTACGGCGTGCTGCTGCTGCAGAAGAAGATCCGCCGCACCGGCACAATCGAACGCTAA
- a CDS encoding NADH-quinone oxidoreductase subunit C: MDDAKLDALGQTIVSALPGAAIGHSVAFNQLTVDVEVSKIVEVVKYLRDDPSCRFINFTDITAADYPSREKRFDVIYHFLSPTLNARIRLKAQADETTQVPSLIEVFPGADWFEREAYDLYGVIFVGHPDMRRLLTDYGFEGHPLRKDFPTTGFLEVRYDDQEKRVVYEPVRLNQEFRKFDFLSPWEGADYPVLPGDEKAGPKV, from the coding sequence ATGGACGACGCCAAGCTCGACGCCCTGGGGCAGACGATCGTTAGCGCCCTTCCGGGCGCCGCCATCGGTCATTCGGTGGCCTTCAACCAACTCACGGTGGATGTCGAGGTCAGCAAAATCGTCGAGGTGGTCAAGTACCTCCGCGACGACCCGAGCTGCCGCTTCATCAACTTCACCGACATCACGGCCGCGGATTATCCGTCGCGCGAAAAACGCTTCGACGTGATCTATCACTTCCTGTCACCGACCTTGAACGCGCGGATCCGGCTCAAGGCCCAGGCGGACGAGACCACGCAGGTGCCGTCGCTGATCGAGGTGTTTCCCGGCGCCGACTGGTTCGAGCGCGAGGCCTATGACCTCTATGGCGTGATCTTCGTCGGTCATCCCGACATGCGCCGCCTCCTGACCGATTACGGCTTCGAGGGTCATCCGCTGCGCAAGGATTTCCCGACCACCGGCTTCCTCGAGGTCCGCTACGACGACCAGGAGAAGCGGGTGGTGTACGAGCCGGTCAGGCTCAACCAGGAATTCCGCAAGTTCGACTTTTTGTCCCCGTGGGAGGGCGCCGACTATCCGGTCCTTCCGGGCGATGAAAAAGCGGGGCCGAAGGTCTGA
- a CDS encoding NADH-quinone oxidoreductase subunit A, with the protein MSGILQNYLPLVVFIGVAGLIGLVLLIAPFIVAFQQPDPEKLSAYECGFNAFDDARMKFDVRFYLVAILFIIFDLEVAFLFPWAVAFGKLGATGFWSMVVFLAVLTVGFAYEWKKGALEWD; encoded by the coding sequence ATGAGCGGCATTCTGCAGAACTATCTTCCACTCGTCGTCTTCATAGGGGTAGCGGGCCTCATTGGCCTGGTGCTGCTGATCGCGCCGTTCATCGTGGCGTTCCAGCAGCCGGACCCGGAAAAGCTGTCGGCGTATGAGTGCGGTTTCAACGCCTTCGACGACGCCCGCATGAAGTTCGACGTCCGCTTCTATCTCGTCGCCATCCTCTTCATCATCTTCGACCTCGAGGTGGCGTTCCTGTTTCCCTGGGCGGTGGCGTTCGGCAAGCTCGGCGCGACCGGCTTCTGGTCCATGGTGGTGTTCCTCGCCGTGCTGACGGTCGGGTTCGCCTATGAATGGAAGAAAGGCGCACTGGAATGGGATTGA